From a single Tachypleus tridentatus isolate NWPU-2018 chromosome 6, ASM421037v1, whole genome shotgun sequence genomic region:
- the LOC143253403 gene encoding scoloptoxin SSD14-like isoform X1: MTRSSLSSFNTRSVICKMYNVPPRAGKKLHIPTHLRKSWQRLCGKSGSLKVVIGVIATLLLMSLGIGLVIGLLITPQSENVVMSKAYYTKAAISTDAGQCASVGKCMLEKNGSAVDAAIATLLCMGVMNPHSSGLGGGFIMTIYKRDEKLVKVLESREMAPQKATEDMFEGNRELAREGGLSVAVPGELAGYIVAWKQYGKLPWSELFQPAIEMCENGFSVGKELGMALASNMELIQNESSLRVFFWNTNTNDVYKEGETLRRPVLARTLRTLSKNITITTFFGDLEETLAEEIESLGGIITGRDFLMYTPLWKEVLQFRLHHNLSLYGVPPPGSGAILGFILNILDEYGFDETSFSSIEQKTLNYHRFVEACKYAFAERTKLDDQEQNIDISTHEQNGKLIKRLSSKKYAREIQQRINDRQTFKPNHYGIETFLSTDDGASHLSLVAPNGDAVSVSTSISSHFGSKRASLSTGIIFNNAMSMFSSPNNTSRHGLPPSKYNTISPGKRPLSSMSPTIVIDGDGNVRLVIGGTGGAKIISGAALVSALNLWAGKSIKEAICSRRLHHQLLPNIAEYESGFPQETLEGLQQRGHNLEERDSFSSAIMGIVGDKDGKLDASADCGRVGGTTDGF; the protein is encoded by the exons ATGACTCGTTCATCACTAAGTTCGTTTAACACGCGCAGTgttatatgtaaaatgtataaCGTGCCACCACGAGCAGGAAAGAAACTACACATCCCTACCCACCTAAGAAAATCCTGGCAACGCCTCTGTGG AAAAAGTGGTTCGTTAAAAGTCGTAATTGGAGTTATCGCAACCTTGCTTTTGATGTCACTTGGGATAGGTTTGGTCATTGGACTTTTAATCACGCCGCAGTCTGAAAACGTCGTAATGTCCAAAGCGTACTACACCAAAGCTGCCATATCGACGGACGCTGGCCAGTGCGCATCAGTGGGAAA ATGCATGCTGGAAAAAAACGGATCGGCAGTAGATGCGGCGATCGCGACACTTCTCTGTATGGGGGTGATGAATCCTCATAGCTCGGGCCTCGGAGGAGGATTTATAATGACGATTTACAAAAG AGATGAGAAGTTGGTAAAAGTCTTGGAATCCCGCGAGATGGCGCCACAAAAAGCCACTGAGGACATGTTCGAAGGAAATCGCGAACTGGCACGAGAGG GCGGATTGTCAGTAGCGGTACCTGGAGAGCTGGCTGGTTACATAGTTGCTTGGAAACAATATGGAAAACTTCCGTGGTCAGAATTATTTCAACCCGCCATTGAAATGTGTGAGAATGGGTTTTCAGTGGGGAAAGAACTTGGGATGGCCCTTGCTTCGAACATGGAGTTAATACAAAATGAAAGCAGTCTTCG TGTTTTCTTCTGGAACACTAACACCAACGATGTTTACAAAGAAGGTGAGACACTGCGCAGACCTGTCCTTGCCCGAACTTTGCGCACCCTATCAAAGAACATTACCATCACAACGTTCTTTGGAGATCTAGAAGAAACACTTGCAGAAGAGATAGAAAGTTTGG GTGGCATTATCACTGGGCGGGATTTCCTTATGTACACCCCTCTTTGGAAGGAAGTACTTCAGTTCCGTCTCCATCACAATCTGTCTTTGTACGGTGTACCTCCACCAGGGAGCGGGGCTATACTCGGCTTCATTTTGAATATTCTGGATGAATACGGGTTTGACGAGAcaagtttctccagtatagaacagaaaacattaaactatCATCGATTTGTAGAGGCCTGTAAATATGCCTTTGCTGAACGAACGAAACTGGACGACCAggaacaaaatattgatatttctacGCACGAGCAAAACGGAAAG ttaatcaaGAGACTCTCATCGAAAAAATATGCTCGAGAAATACAACAGAGGATCAATGATCGCCAGACATTTAAGCCTAATCATTACGGAATAGAAACATTCCTTTCAACGGATGATGGCGCTTCTCATCTTTCATTAGTTGCACCAAATGGTGATGCAGTATCGGTGTCTACTTCCATCAGCTCCCA CTTCGGTAGTAAAAGAGCTTCGTTGTCAACaggaattattttcaacaatgcaATGAGCATGTTCAGCTCGCCTAACAACACAAGTCGTCATGGCCTCCCACCTTCAAAATACAACACTATATCTCCTGGAAAACGACCACTTTCTTCTATGTCGCCAACAATTGTAATAGATGGTGACGGGAACGTAAGACTTGTAATAGGGGGGACAGGTGGCGCCAAAATTATTTCGGGAGCTGCACtc GTTAGTGCACTAAACTTATGGGCAGGAAAATCCATCAAAGAAGCCATCTGTTCCCGACGTCTCCACCACCAGCTACTTCCCAATATAGCTGAATACGAATCTGGTTTCCCCCAG
- the LOC143253403 gene encoding scoloptoxin SSD14-like isoform X5, whose product MTRSSLSSFNTRSVICKMYNVPPRAGKKLHIPTHLRKSWQRLCGKSGSLKVVIGVIATLLLMSLGIGLVIGLLITPQSENVVMSKAYYTKAAISTDAGQCASVGKCMLEKNGSAVDAAIATLLCMGVMNPHSSGLGGGFIMTIYKRDEKLVKVLESREMAPQKATEDMFEGNRELAREGGIITGRDFLMYTPLWKEVLQFRLHHNLSLYGVPPPGSGAILGFILNILDEYGFDETSFSSIEQKTLNYHRFVEACKYAFAERTKLDDQEQNIDISTHEQNGKLIKRLSSKKYAREIQQRINDRQTFKPNHYGIETFLSTDDGASHLSLVAPNGDAVSVSTSISSHFGSKRASLSTGIIFNNAMSMFSSPNNTSRHGLPPSKYNTISPGKRPLSSMSPTIVIDGDGNVRLVIGGTGGAKIISGAALVSALNLWAGKSIKEAICSRRLHHQLLPNIAEYESGFPQETLEGLQQRGHNLEERDSFSSAIMGIVGDKDGKLDASADCGRVGGTTDGF is encoded by the exons ATGACTCGTTCATCACTAAGTTCGTTTAACACGCGCAGTgttatatgtaaaatgtataaCGTGCCACCACGAGCAGGAAAGAAACTACACATCCCTACCCACCTAAGAAAATCCTGGCAACGCCTCTGTGG AAAAAGTGGTTCGTTAAAAGTCGTAATTGGAGTTATCGCAACCTTGCTTTTGATGTCACTTGGGATAGGTTTGGTCATTGGACTTTTAATCACGCCGCAGTCTGAAAACGTCGTAATGTCCAAAGCGTACTACACCAAAGCTGCCATATCGACGGACGCTGGCCAGTGCGCATCAGTGGGAAA ATGCATGCTGGAAAAAAACGGATCGGCAGTAGATGCGGCGATCGCGACACTTCTCTGTATGGGGGTGATGAATCCTCATAGCTCGGGCCTCGGAGGAGGATTTATAATGACGATTTACAAAAG AGATGAGAAGTTGGTAAAAGTCTTGGAATCCCGCGAGATGGCGCCACAAAAAGCCACTGAGGACATGTTCGAAGGAAATCGCGAACTGGCACGAGAGG GTGGCATTATCACTGGGCGGGATTTCCTTATGTACACCCCTCTTTGGAAGGAAGTACTTCAGTTCCGTCTCCATCACAATCTGTCTTTGTACGGTGTACCTCCACCAGGGAGCGGGGCTATACTCGGCTTCATTTTGAATATTCTGGATGAATACGGGTTTGACGAGAcaagtttctccagtatagaacagaaaacattaaactatCATCGATTTGTAGAGGCCTGTAAATATGCCTTTGCTGAACGAACGAAACTGGACGACCAggaacaaaatattgatatttctacGCACGAGCAAAACGGAAAG ttaatcaaGAGACTCTCATCGAAAAAATATGCTCGAGAAATACAACAGAGGATCAATGATCGCCAGACATTTAAGCCTAATCATTACGGAATAGAAACATTCCTTTCAACGGATGATGGCGCTTCTCATCTTTCATTAGTTGCACCAAATGGTGATGCAGTATCGGTGTCTACTTCCATCAGCTCCCA CTTCGGTAGTAAAAGAGCTTCGTTGTCAACaggaattattttcaacaatgcaATGAGCATGTTCAGCTCGCCTAACAACACAAGTCGTCATGGCCTCCCACCTTCAAAATACAACACTATATCTCCTGGAAAACGACCACTTTCTTCTATGTCGCCAACAATTGTAATAGATGGTGACGGGAACGTAAGACTTGTAATAGGGGGGACAGGTGGCGCCAAAATTATTTCGGGAGCTGCACtc GTTAGTGCACTAAACTTATGGGCAGGAAAATCCATCAAAGAAGCCATCTGTTCCCGACGTCTCCACCACCAGCTACTTCCCAATATAGCTGAATACGAATCTGGTTTCCCCCAG
- the LOC143253403 gene encoding scoloptoxin SSD14-like isoform X2: MAVVIYYLLAQKLQRIRCDCVRKSGSLKVVIGVIATLLLMSLGIGLVIGLLITPQSENVVMSKAYYTKAAISTDAGQCASVGKCMLEKNGSAVDAAIATLLCMGVMNPHSSGLGGGFIMTIYKRDEKLVKVLESREMAPQKATEDMFEGNRELAREGGLSVAVPGELAGYIVAWKQYGKLPWSELFQPAIEMCENGFSVGKELGMALASNMELIQNESSLRVFFWNTNTNDVYKEGETLRRPVLARTLRTLSKNITITTFFGDLEETLAEEIESLGGIITGRDFLMYTPLWKEVLQFRLHHNLSLYGVPPPGSGAILGFILNILDEYGFDETSFSSIEQKTLNYHRFVEACKYAFAERTKLDDQEQNIDISTHEQNGKLIKRLSSKKYAREIQQRINDRQTFKPNHYGIETFLSTDDGASHLSLVAPNGDAVSVSTSISSHFGSKRASLSTGIIFNNAMSMFSSPNNTSRHGLPPSKYNTISPGKRPLSSMSPTIVIDGDGNVRLVIGGTGGAKIISGAALVSALNLWAGKSIKEAICSRRLHHQLLPNIAEYESGFPQETLEGLQQRGHNLEERDSFSSAIMGIVGDKDGKLDASADCGRVGGTTDGF; encoded by the exons ATGGCTGTCGTGATATATTATTTACTAGCACAAAAACTTCAAAGGATTCGGTGCGACTGTGTAAG AAAAAGTGGTTCGTTAAAAGTCGTAATTGGAGTTATCGCAACCTTGCTTTTGATGTCACTTGGGATAGGTTTGGTCATTGGACTTTTAATCACGCCGCAGTCTGAAAACGTCGTAATGTCCAAAGCGTACTACACCAAAGCTGCCATATCGACGGACGCTGGCCAGTGCGCATCAGTGGGAAA ATGCATGCTGGAAAAAAACGGATCGGCAGTAGATGCGGCGATCGCGACACTTCTCTGTATGGGGGTGATGAATCCTCATAGCTCGGGCCTCGGAGGAGGATTTATAATGACGATTTACAAAAG AGATGAGAAGTTGGTAAAAGTCTTGGAATCCCGCGAGATGGCGCCACAAAAAGCCACTGAGGACATGTTCGAAGGAAATCGCGAACTGGCACGAGAGG GCGGATTGTCAGTAGCGGTACCTGGAGAGCTGGCTGGTTACATAGTTGCTTGGAAACAATATGGAAAACTTCCGTGGTCAGAATTATTTCAACCCGCCATTGAAATGTGTGAGAATGGGTTTTCAGTGGGGAAAGAACTTGGGATGGCCCTTGCTTCGAACATGGAGTTAATACAAAATGAAAGCAGTCTTCG TGTTTTCTTCTGGAACACTAACACCAACGATGTTTACAAAGAAGGTGAGACACTGCGCAGACCTGTCCTTGCCCGAACTTTGCGCACCCTATCAAAGAACATTACCATCACAACGTTCTTTGGAGATCTAGAAGAAACACTTGCAGAAGAGATAGAAAGTTTGG GTGGCATTATCACTGGGCGGGATTTCCTTATGTACACCCCTCTTTGGAAGGAAGTACTTCAGTTCCGTCTCCATCACAATCTGTCTTTGTACGGTGTACCTCCACCAGGGAGCGGGGCTATACTCGGCTTCATTTTGAATATTCTGGATGAATACGGGTTTGACGAGAcaagtttctccagtatagaacagaaaacattaaactatCATCGATTTGTAGAGGCCTGTAAATATGCCTTTGCTGAACGAACGAAACTGGACGACCAggaacaaaatattgatatttctacGCACGAGCAAAACGGAAAG ttaatcaaGAGACTCTCATCGAAAAAATATGCTCGAGAAATACAACAGAGGATCAATGATCGCCAGACATTTAAGCCTAATCATTACGGAATAGAAACATTCCTTTCAACGGATGATGGCGCTTCTCATCTTTCATTAGTTGCACCAAATGGTGATGCAGTATCGGTGTCTACTTCCATCAGCTCCCA CTTCGGTAGTAAAAGAGCTTCGTTGTCAACaggaattattttcaacaatgcaATGAGCATGTTCAGCTCGCCTAACAACACAAGTCGTCATGGCCTCCCACCTTCAAAATACAACACTATATCTCCTGGAAAACGACCACTTTCTTCTATGTCGCCAACAATTGTAATAGATGGTGACGGGAACGTAAGACTTGTAATAGGGGGGACAGGTGGCGCCAAAATTATTTCGGGAGCTGCACtc GTTAGTGCACTAAACTTATGGGCAGGAAAATCCATCAAAGAAGCCATCTGTTCCCGACGTCTCCACCACCAGCTACTTCCCAATATAGCTGAATACGAATCTGGTTTCCCCCAG
- the LOC143253403 gene encoding scoloptoxin SSD14-like isoform X3: MSLGIGLVIGLLITPQSENVVMSKAYYTKAAISTDAGQCASVGKCMLEKNGSAVDAAIATLLCMGVMNPHSSGLGGGFIMTIYKRDEKLVKVLESREMAPQKATEDMFEGNRELAREGGLSVAVPGELAGYIVAWKQYGKLPWSELFQPAIEMCENGFSVGKELGMALASNMELIQNESSLRVFFWNTNTNDVYKEGETLRRPVLARTLRTLSKNITITTFFGDLEETLAEEIESLGGIITGRDFLMYTPLWKEVLQFRLHHNLSLYGVPPPGSGAILGFILNILDEYGFDETSFSSIEQKTLNYHRFVEACKYAFAERTKLDDQEQNIDISTHEQNGKLIKRLSSKKYAREIQQRINDRQTFKPNHYGIETFLSTDDGASHLSLVAPNGDAVSVSTSISSHFGSKRASLSTGIIFNNAMSMFSSPNNTSRHGLPPSKYNTISPGKRPLSSMSPTIVIDGDGNVRLVIGGTGGAKIISGAALVSALNLWAGKSIKEAICSRRLHHQLLPNIAEYESGFPQETLEGLQQRGHNLEERDSFSSAIMGIVGDKDGKLDASADCGRVGGTTDGF, from the exons ATGTCACTTGGGATAGGTTTGGTCATTGGACTTTTAATCACGCCGCAGTCTGAAAACGTCGTAATGTCCAAAGCGTACTACACCAAAGCTGCCATATCGACGGACGCTGGCCAGTGCGCATCAGTGGGAAA ATGCATGCTGGAAAAAAACGGATCGGCAGTAGATGCGGCGATCGCGACACTTCTCTGTATGGGGGTGATGAATCCTCATAGCTCGGGCCTCGGAGGAGGATTTATAATGACGATTTACAAAAG AGATGAGAAGTTGGTAAAAGTCTTGGAATCCCGCGAGATGGCGCCACAAAAAGCCACTGAGGACATGTTCGAAGGAAATCGCGAACTGGCACGAGAGG GCGGATTGTCAGTAGCGGTACCTGGAGAGCTGGCTGGTTACATAGTTGCTTGGAAACAATATGGAAAACTTCCGTGGTCAGAATTATTTCAACCCGCCATTGAAATGTGTGAGAATGGGTTTTCAGTGGGGAAAGAACTTGGGATGGCCCTTGCTTCGAACATGGAGTTAATACAAAATGAAAGCAGTCTTCG TGTTTTCTTCTGGAACACTAACACCAACGATGTTTACAAAGAAGGTGAGACACTGCGCAGACCTGTCCTTGCCCGAACTTTGCGCACCCTATCAAAGAACATTACCATCACAACGTTCTTTGGAGATCTAGAAGAAACACTTGCAGAAGAGATAGAAAGTTTGG GTGGCATTATCACTGGGCGGGATTTCCTTATGTACACCCCTCTTTGGAAGGAAGTACTTCAGTTCCGTCTCCATCACAATCTGTCTTTGTACGGTGTACCTCCACCAGGGAGCGGGGCTATACTCGGCTTCATTTTGAATATTCTGGATGAATACGGGTTTGACGAGAcaagtttctccagtatagaacagaaaacattaaactatCATCGATTTGTAGAGGCCTGTAAATATGCCTTTGCTGAACGAACGAAACTGGACGACCAggaacaaaatattgatatttctacGCACGAGCAAAACGGAAAG ttaatcaaGAGACTCTCATCGAAAAAATATGCTCGAGAAATACAACAGAGGATCAATGATCGCCAGACATTTAAGCCTAATCATTACGGAATAGAAACATTCCTTTCAACGGATGATGGCGCTTCTCATCTTTCATTAGTTGCACCAAATGGTGATGCAGTATCGGTGTCTACTTCCATCAGCTCCCA CTTCGGTAGTAAAAGAGCTTCGTTGTCAACaggaattattttcaacaatgcaATGAGCATGTTCAGCTCGCCTAACAACACAAGTCGTCATGGCCTCCCACCTTCAAAATACAACACTATATCTCCTGGAAAACGACCACTTTCTTCTATGTCGCCAACAATTGTAATAGATGGTGACGGGAACGTAAGACTTGTAATAGGGGGGACAGGTGGCGCCAAAATTATTTCGGGAGCTGCACtc GTTAGTGCACTAAACTTATGGGCAGGAAAATCCATCAAAGAAGCCATCTGTTCCCGACGTCTCCACCACCAGCTACTTCCCAATATAGCTGAATACGAATCTGGTTTCCCCCAG
- the LOC143253403 gene encoding scoloptoxin SSD14-like isoform X4: MSKAYYTKAAISTDAGQCASVGKCMLEKNGSAVDAAIATLLCMGVMNPHSSGLGGGFIMTIYKRDEKLVKVLESREMAPQKATEDMFEGNRELAREGGLSVAVPGELAGYIVAWKQYGKLPWSELFQPAIEMCENGFSVGKELGMALASNMELIQNESSLRVFFWNTNTNDVYKEGETLRRPVLARTLRTLSKNITITTFFGDLEETLAEEIESLGGIITGRDFLMYTPLWKEVLQFRLHHNLSLYGVPPPGSGAILGFILNILDEYGFDETSFSSIEQKTLNYHRFVEACKYAFAERTKLDDQEQNIDISTHEQNGKLIKRLSSKKYAREIQQRINDRQTFKPNHYGIETFLSTDDGASHLSLVAPNGDAVSVSTSISSHFGSKRASLSTGIIFNNAMSMFSSPNNTSRHGLPPSKYNTISPGKRPLSSMSPTIVIDGDGNVRLVIGGTGGAKIISGAALVSALNLWAGKSIKEAICSRRLHHQLLPNIAEYESGFPQETLEGLQQRGHNLEERDSFSSAIMGIVGDKDGKLDASADCGRVGGTTDGF; this comes from the exons ATGTCCAAAGCGTACTACACCAAAGCTGCCATATCGACGGACGCTGGCCAGTGCGCATCAGTGGGAAA ATGCATGCTGGAAAAAAACGGATCGGCAGTAGATGCGGCGATCGCGACACTTCTCTGTATGGGGGTGATGAATCCTCATAGCTCGGGCCTCGGAGGAGGATTTATAATGACGATTTACAAAAG AGATGAGAAGTTGGTAAAAGTCTTGGAATCCCGCGAGATGGCGCCACAAAAAGCCACTGAGGACATGTTCGAAGGAAATCGCGAACTGGCACGAGAGG GCGGATTGTCAGTAGCGGTACCTGGAGAGCTGGCTGGTTACATAGTTGCTTGGAAACAATATGGAAAACTTCCGTGGTCAGAATTATTTCAACCCGCCATTGAAATGTGTGAGAATGGGTTTTCAGTGGGGAAAGAACTTGGGATGGCCCTTGCTTCGAACATGGAGTTAATACAAAATGAAAGCAGTCTTCG TGTTTTCTTCTGGAACACTAACACCAACGATGTTTACAAAGAAGGTGAGACACTGCGCAGACCTGTCCTTGCCCGAACTTTGCGCACCCTATCAAAGAACATTACCATCACAACGTTCTTTGGAGATCTAGAAGAAACACTTGCAGAAGAGATAGAAAGTTTGG GTGGCATTATCACTGGGCGGGATTTCCTTATGTACACCCCTCTTTGGAAGGAAGTACTTCAGTTCCGTCTCCATCACAATCTGTCTTTGTACGGTGTACCTCCACCAGGGAGCGGGGCTATACTCGGCTTCATTTTGAATATTCTGGATGAATACGGGTTTGACGAGAcaagtttctccagtatagaacagaaaacattaaactatCATCGATTTGTAGAGGCCTGTAAATATGCCTTTGCTGAACGAACGAAACTGGACGACCAggaacaaaatattgatatttctacGCACGAGCAAAACGGAAAG ttaatcaaGAGACTCTCATCGAAAAAATATGCTCGAGAAATACAACAGAGGATCAATGATCGCCAGACATTTAAGCCTAATCATTACGGAATAGAAACATTCCTTTCAACGGATGATGGCGCTTCTCATCTTTCATTAGTTGCACCAAATGGTGATGCAGTATCGGTGTCTACTTCCATCAGCTCCCA CTTCGGTAGTAAAAGAGCTTCGTTGTCAACaggaattattttcaacaatgcaATGAGCATGTTCAGCTCGCCTAACAACACAAGTCGTCATGGCCTCCCACCTTCAAAATACAACACTATATCTCCTGGAAAACGACCACTTTCTTCTATGTCGCCAACAATTGTAATAGATGGTGACGGGAACGTAAGACTTGTAATAGGGGGGACAGGTGGCGCCAAAATTATTTCGGGAGCTGCACtc GTTAGTGCACTAAACTTATGGGCAGGAAAATCCATCAAAGAAGCCATCTGTTCCCGACGTCTCCACCACCAGCTACTTCCCAATATAGCTGAATACGAATCTGGTTTCCCCCAG